The Saimiri boliviensis isolate mSaiBol1 chromosome 19, mSaiBol1.pri, whole genome shotgun sequence genome contains the following window.
CATGAGGAAAAAAGAGTAGGCACAAACAGAGAGGAGGCAGCACAAGAAGCAGTGTGGGGCAGTGGCTAAATCCAAAGCCAGAGGGCCTGGGTTCAAGTCTCAGCTCTACTACTTATCGCTGTATTCACCCAGCCTCTCTGTGCCAGTTTCCTGAGCTGTAAAAAGGGTCACTGGGTGGCATGAGGAATGAGTTATTCTACAAAGCGTCAGAGCAGTGCCAGGGTCATGGTAGCAGTTCCCTGTTCCTAATCAGAGTGGCCGCAGCCTAGTGATCCAGGGTCAGCTGGCAGTACTGTaatgggaggttgaggttgggggtgagtgggagaagaaaggaggCGATCGATCCATGCAGAACTGAGCAGGTGAGAGCAAAGATgtgaggtggggcctttaggacgATGCTCTGAGAGGAAAGAGGCAGTAGAGAAAGGGGGAAGGAGAAAACAGAGGGATGgttggaggaagaggaagtgaaAAGTTACAGAAAAGGTGAGGAAGACCTTTCAGAGGTGGGGAGCAGATCTGGGGTCTCCCAGCCTGGGGGTCTTTTCCACTCAGCTCCTGGAGGTCAGCTCCTCTCACCCCCAGTGCCTCAGCAGCAGGGCAGGTGGGAGAGTAACCAGATCCCCACTGTAGCGGCTGCGCCCCACCTCCCTGATGCCTCCCTGTTGGCTGTAAACACAGCTGCCGGCATCCTCTCATGTACAGTGTCAACACGACCTGGCTGACCTCCGCCCCACAGATAGTTCCCACAGCCAGCCAGCTGCCACTATGCAGTTTTTAGACAATTGGGCCCCCAACCCCAAACCCTCCCACTGCTGCTTGGAGCCACCTCTTGTCCAGGGCAgggagctgaagtgggaggcGATACAGGCAGGAGCGTGGGTAAAACGACGGATGTCGGCCCCTCCCTGCACACACTCCCAGGCCCCTGGGCCTAGCTGCTCAGGAGAGGCTGGCTGGCTCACcttggcaccatgcccagccatgatcTGGGCACCAGGCCTAGACAGGACAGACAGGGCAGCAGACTGGAGAGCAACAACCCTGATGGACAAGGTCACTGCTCTGTCCTGAGCTCTGACACCCCCAACTAGGCACTGTGGGAGGTGGGGAGCCACAGACAGGGCCACAGGCCTTGTCCTTAAGAATCGCATCAGAGGGAAACAGAGTCGGCAGCCAGTGTCACCTGGATGAGAGGGACCTGGGTGCAGATTGAGTGTCATCCCAAGAGAAACGGGGTGGGGCCAGCATTGGAAGGGCAGCCAGGACTGAGGGAGCATGGCCAAGGTCTAACACACCACTCTGCCCACAGTGTGCCCCTGCCCCCATGGGCTGGCTTGCACAGCGGGGGGCGAGTGCTGCCACGCCGAATGCCTGGGGGGCTGCAGCCGGCCAGAAGACCCTCGTGCCTGTGTAGCTTGCCGCCACCTCTACTTTCAGGGTGCCTGCCTGTGGGCCTGCCCTCCAGGTACCTACCAGTATGAGTCCTGGCGCTGTGTCACAGCTGAGCGCTGTGCCAGCCTGCACTCTGTGCCCGGCCGCGCCTCCACCTTTGGCATACACCAGGGCCGGTGCCTGGCCCAGTGCCCTTCTGGCTTCTCCCGTAATAGCAGCAGGTGAGTGTAGGGAGGGTGGGGGGCGCCTTGGGAGCAGTGAGGAGGCCCAAGCTGGTCCAAGGCTCAGGACATCCGCTTGCTCCTGCTAGCATATTCTGCCACAAATGCGAGGGGCTGTGCCCTAAAGAGTGCAAGGTAGGCACCAAGACCATCGACTCCATCCAGGCGGCACAGGATCTGGTGGGCTGCACGCATGTGGAGGGAAGCCTCATCCTCAACCTTCGACAGGGCTGTCAGTACCTACTCTGGGTCATACCCCTCCTCCTGGCCATACCCTTCCTCCCAGGCACACCCTTACAATGGGCCCGACTAAGCACCACCTTGCATCATCCTGGGTTCCAGCCCTGAGGGCctacctccccagccccccattCAGCCCCCTTGCCCCACAGACCCATTACcttccctgctcctgctccagcccTGTCTTCCCTATCCCTAGACAACCTGGAGCCGCAGCTGCAGCACAGCCTGGGGCTGGTAGAGACCATTACCGGCTTCCTCAAAATCAAGCACTCCTTTGCCCTCGTGTCCTTGGGCTTTTTCAAGAACCTCAAGCTAATCCGAGGAGACGCCATGGTAGATGGGTAAGGGTCAGGCCTCTGGCCAGCTCCTTCTATTACACCCCTTCCTCCAACACTCGCAGAAGAGTAGTGAAGAGAATGGGCTCTGGAACCAATTATTCTACTCACTAGCCATGTGACTCTGAGTAGGTTGCTTAAATTCTCTggtcttcagttttctcatctgtaaaatgggactaatatAACATTACTTACTTTGTAGGGCTGTTTCGAATATTACTCAAGTTGTTATGTGTAAAGCACATCAAACAATGCTTGGAACACAGTGTATACAATATAAATTACAGTTACATATAACTCTATAAGGGTTGGCTATAATTGTTATTATCTGGTCCTGTCAGCTGCAAAGCaagactgcctgggtttaaaACCCATTCCTATCACCTGCCAGTCAAGGCCTACCTATAATGTAGGCAggattttttgaaataaaaggaaCGTTTTAAATTACCAtccaggcagggcatggtggctcacgcctgtaatcccagcactttgggaggccaaggcaggaggatcacatgtggtcaggagtttgagaccagcctggccaacatggagaaatcccatctctactaaaaatacaaaaattaggccgggtgcggtggctcaagcctgtaatcccagcactttgggaggccgaggcgggtggatcacgaggtcaagagattgagaccatcctggtcaacatggtgaaaccccgtctctactaaaaatataaaaaattagctgggcatggtggcgcgtgcctgtaatcccagctactcaggaggctgaggcaggagaattgcctgaacccaggaggcggaggttgcggtgagccgagatcgcgccattgcactccagcctgggtaacaagagcgaaactccgtctcaaaaaaaaaaaaaaaaaaaaaaaaaatacaaaaattagccaggtgtggcggtgggcacctgtagtcccagctactcaggaggctgaggcaggagaatcacttgaacctgggagacagaggttacaatgagctgagattgcaccactgcacaccagcctgggtgacagagggagactccggctcagaaaataaataaataaataaccatccAGGCCAGATGCagagtggttcacacctgtaatcctagcactttggcaggccgaggcgggaggatcccttgagcccaggagttagagaccagcctgagcaacatggtgaaccctgtgagactccttctaaaaaaaaaaaaaatcgagggATGGGGTCAGGGAAACTGCAGGCCCCATTTCACTAATTAGGAAAACCAAAAGAGGGGGTGACTTGGCAGACATCACACTCCTGGTCATGGCACAGAGTGGGTCTGCACGAATGCCCCCAGTGTGCTGGGTGTGAGGCGGACACTGAGTGCCCCCCTCCCTGGGCCCAGCAAAACCCCTCCAGGAGGAACCCATAAGccacccccttcccaccccctgcccccacctccccacagagCAAGGTTTCCTGGCCTCCTCCAGGAACTACACTCTCTACGTGCTGGACAACCAGAACCTACAGCAGCTAGGGTCCTGGGTGGCCGCGGGGCTCACCATCCCCGTGGGCAAGATCTACTTCGCCTTCAACCCGCGCCTCTGCTTGGAGCACATCTACCGACTGGAGGAGGTGACGGGCACGCGAGGTCGGCAGAACAAGGCTGAGATCAACCCCCGCACCAACGGAGACCGCGCCGCCTGTGAGACCCCAACCCCAGAACGGTGGCCTCGAGGCCACACACTAGACGCGCGCACCCGGGGGGAGAGGTGCTCGAGGGGGGCAGTCTGAGAAGTTCTCTTCAGAGATCTCACTGGGAATGGGATGCCGCGGGGTCGGGGTGGGCGCTCAAGCAGCTGGCAGGAGCGGTTGAGAGCAGGCCCCTCGCCCCACCCAGGCCAGACTCGCACTCTGCGCTTCGTGTCCAACGTGACGGAGGCAGACCGCGTCCTGCTACGCTGGGAGCGCTACGAGCCACTGGAGGCCCGAGACCTGCTCAGTTTCATAGTGTACTACAAGGAGTCGTGAGTGCCGGGGACTGAGCCggagcgggggcggggccggagcgggggcggggccggaaCCAGAGGATGCCAATTTCTTCGGGACCACAGACTGGTAGTTGAGGGAGGAGCTCAGCGAGGCTACGAAAACCCGGGAAGACAGTAGCCCCCAAGTTGTATTCCGTGGTAGGGCCCAcgtctgtctctctcccctcgCCTTCTTCATGCCTCCGTGCCTCGGTTTCCCCTCACCAAGTGAAATGGAGAAGACAGGGCTTCTGAGAGCCCAAGAGAGCCATCCTGCTGGCAAGGCTTGGATAATTAAACTTCCCTTCACTATGCTAATGTTCTCCACTGACCACATGCTCCTGCCCCCAAAGCAGCGGTTTGGGGAGCGCCCACTAATTTGGCCAGTTTTATGAGCAGCTCTGCCAGCGTTTCATTTAAGCCTtaggaagggagggagcagagACCTCCTGGTCTCTTTTCTTTGGAGAGAGTCAACTGACCCTAACAGTAGGGATAGTGGTTAGACCACAGGAAGGACTTCTCCAAAAACGTGGCTAGGAATCAAAAGGAGACATCCTTAGAGGAGGTAAATGGATTCGGATGCAGGCTGGGAGGGCAGGAGTGAGGagcatactctctctctctgatagATATTATAAAAGATGGGGGCCACCTGGCTTGGAAGCATTTCCTGTGAATTAAAATGGAGAAGACTTAGCTGACCACTGGCTCAGGGTCTGGcttgggaagagagaggaagtcAGTGGTAGGAAACCCATTCAAATGGTCAGTTGCTCTCCTTGGCTTCAGTGGTAGGTGAAGGTCTCTAGCATGGGCAGCTGGAGAGTTTGttaaatacagattcctgggcctcACCCCCACTGATTCTGATTCAGTTATTCTGAGCAGGGCCCAAGAATCCACATGTCTAATAAGCTCCTAGGAGATGCTGAAGCTGCTGGTTCATGGACTGTACTCTAAAGAGCACAGGCATGACTGCAATGTGAATCTCCCCCAGGGCCCCAGCTTGTTCAGTCTGCAACCTGCACAGCTGTACACAGCCATCTCTGGGCTCAAAGAGCAGAGAACCTTGGGGTTCCTTCAAGTAGCTTCCCTAACATCACTGCCTTGCAGCGTGGCTGCAACAATGCTCCCTCAGAGACACACACTGCCAATCCTGCCCAATCCTGACTCCAAACAGACCCAGGCCTGCTCGGTGTGTCATGCCTCACAGGACACCTGCTCCCATGACACCCACTATGAGCCCTGCACTCCCAACCTGCTTCTGGACTATCCTGCATATAGGTCCCAACAAAGGCAGGCACTCCCAGTGAGGCCACTGGGAGTGAACAATAGCTGAGCGAACTGAAGGTCCTCCACTGCCACCAATTTGATCTCCCTCAAGTTTTGTCGCTGGCTCAACATGAATTCCACCACTCACTTCCCCATCCAAAGAAACAAATACCATGAACTTCAATGCGATGTTCCATTGTCTCCCATGCTATAGCCCATGTGGGCCCCGCTTTCATCTCCCCCAGTGAACCCTCTTCTACCCCAAAAGCCAGTGATGCTTCCCCAAGCCCTATGCTCAAACGGACCTTCAGACAGCCAGCACTAGTGGCCTCTGGCCCCAGTTAATTTCCCTGGGGCCAGAGCTGGGGGCAGTGGGTCTTGGCCTTTTAGGCTCATGGACATGTTTGAGAAGCTGCTGAAAGCTCAGAACCCTCTCTCGAGAAAAACACACATGTACAAAATTTTGCCTATAGTTCAGGAGGCTCATAAACCTCCGAAGTCAATTCAAGTGCCTAGGTGAAGACAGTGGGAAGGGAGCAGTCTCCTGGTCCTGGTTCCAGGCAATTACACTTAGGGGGATTAAAATAACCTCATTGCTTGCTGTTTCTAGGAAAAGGGACTCTTTCACAcacattttctagttttatttgtgCAACGCAAGATTTTTTGAATATTCATTGAAACTAGAGCTCAATATTCCCTGCTAAGGATGAGAAGATATATCATTACAAATTTCACTGATGACACAGATATCGCAGGGTTCCCCACAGGTCTAACAGGTGGCTGGAGTCATGGCTTTGCCCTTATACGTATTGGAAGGACAATGACAGTCCTGGGGCGATTGTGGGGGCGGTGCCAGAACTTGTGGGTGGGGTTGAACGACCCCTCGGCTCTGGGGATGGGTGTTCAGTCCATTCCAGAATGCCACAGAGCACGTGGGTCCAGATGCCTGTGGAACCCAGAGCTGGAACCTGCTGGATGTGGAGCTGCCCCTCAGCCGCACCCAGGAGCCAGGGGTGACCCTAGGCCCCCTCAAGCCCTGGACACAGTACGCAGTGTTTGTGCGGGCCATCACGCTGACCACTGCTGAGGACAGCCCCCATCAAGGAGCCCAGAGTCCCATTGTCTATCTCAGAACACTGCCTGCAGGTAGGCATTTGGACGGTGCAAGAGTCAGATGCCTGCATCCATAAGAACAGGGGAGCACAGGCACCAGAAATAGAGAAGCCAGGACACCAAACACCTGACCCACAGAGGCTGGGAGGCCAGATGCTTGAGTCCTAGAAAGAAGAAGGGGCATTTGCCTGGGTCCTTCCGGGGCTGGGGTTGGGACAGTGCAGGGTTAATAGCTGAGCCAACTGAAGGGCCCATGGCAAATGATGGGACAGAAACACTGAGTTCTAGGAAGGTGGGGTTGAGGATTAGCTATTCTTCGGGAGAAGAGGGCTTTTGGACCCCAGAGAGAGGGGGTCATTACTAGATAGTATGCAGAAGGAAGACCCACAAGCCCTGATTGCATCCTCCTGGCACTCCTAGCTCCCACGGTGCCCCAAGACGTTATCTCCACATCCaactcctcctcccacctcctggtgCGCTGGAAGCCACCGACCCAGCGCAATGGAAACCTCACCTACTACCTGGTGCTGTGGCAGCGGCTGGCGGAGGACAGCGACCTCTACCTCAATGACTACTGCCACCGCGGTGCGCAGGGACCCCGCGCAGGCCAGCCGcggggcggggagtggggaggggaagtggggatggAGGCGCAGGGCCGTGGTAGGTGGGGGATCAGGGGCGGGTAGACCGCCTGTCTTACTAGTGTCTTCCCGCCGCGGTGCCAGGCTTGCGGCTGCCCACCAGCAACAACGACCCGCGCTTCGACCGCGAAGACGGGGACCCTGAGGCGGAGATGGAGTCCGGCTGCTGCCCCTGCCAGCACCCACCTCCTGGTCAGGTTCTGCCGCCGCTGGAAGCACAAGAGGCCTCGTTCCAGAAGAAGTTTGAAAACTTTCTACACAATGCGATCACCATCCCCAAGTGCGAAGAGCGCGTGGCCTGGGCGGGTCTGATGGGTGGGGCCTGCTAGGGTTAGGCCTTGCGGGAAGGGTGGGGCTTGTGGGCGGGGCCTCCCTTGTGTGGGCGGGGCCAAGGTTGTGGGCGGATTTGGAGGCGGTGCACGCTGCAGAGGGTACGGGGATGCATCCGGACAGGCCTCATAGGGCTACCCCTGGCCTCCCCAGATCCCCTTGGAAGGTGACGTCCATCAACAAGAGCCCCCAAAGGTGAGCAGGGCTGGGCCGGTGCTCAAGGCCGTTGCTCCTGGGGCTGGGCCTTGGCTCTGACTCGCTCTCCCCAGGGACTCAGGGCGGCACCGCCGGGCAGCTGGGCCCCTCCAGCTGGGGGGCAACAGCTCGGATTTCGGGATCCAAGAGGACAAGGTGCCCCGTGAGCGAGCGGTGCTGAGCGGCCTGCGCCACTTCACAGAATACCGAATCGACATCCATGCCTGCAACCACGCGGCGCACACCGTGGGCTGCAGCGCCGCCACCTTCGTCTTCGCGCGCACCATGCCCCACAGTAGGTGACCCCCACACACCTTCTACCCCCATCACCGACCCCAAGGACCCTGTGCAAGCGTTTGGGGTTTGACCTCCCGCTAACCCCAGACCCTCGCTTTGCTCACCCCTCTCAGTTCCCATAATCCCAAAgcttcccccacctcccagctcagcccagtCGAGCTTGGGTTTGAACAGAAGGTGAGAGGAACCACTTTTGGCCCTGCTGCTGGATGCCCCCTCCCGCAGGAGAGGCTGATGCTATTCCAGGAAAGGTGGCCTGGGAGGCCTCCAGCAAGAGCAGTGTCCTCCTGCGCTGGCTCGAGCCACCAGACCCCAACGGACTCATCCTCAAGTACGAAATCAAGTACCGCCGCTCGGGAGAGGTAGGTGCCCATGGGACTCCCATCCCGGCCCCGTTTTATGCCTACATCCCCTTCCCAGACAGCTGTTCTGCATCACTCTCAGGAGGCCACAGTGCTGTGTGTGTCACGTCTTCGATATGCGAAGTTTGGAGGAGTCCACCTGGCCCTGCTGCCCCCTGGAAACTACTCTGCCAGGGTTCGGGCAACCTCACTGGCTGGCAATGGCTCTTGGACAGACAGCGTTGCCTTCTACATCCCTGGCCCAGGTATACACAGCCTCTGTCCCAGACCTGTATCACCGAAGAGCCCCACCTGGTCCCCAGCCCAGCACGGTCCCTCCCCCACATCCCTCCCATCCTTACCTCCCAGCATGAAAACAGAAGCATGGCCTTCCCTCTAACTTCTACACCTTTGACCCTGCCCTCTGCTGCCCTCTGACTGCCAGAGGAGGAGGACGCTGGAGGGCTGCATGCTCTCCTCACTGCCACCCCCGTGGGGCTCATGCTGCTCATCGTTCTTGCTGCCCTTGGTTTCTTCTATGGCAAGAAGAGGTGATGACAAGCCCCACCCATCCTCACCCCCTTTTCTCCCGGAGCCCTCATCATAAGGTCAGTGCAGTCACAGGGAGGTAGATAAGTCAGCAGAAAGACGGGTCTTCCATACAGGCAGTAACTCTTCCCCTGGGGTTGCGCCGAGGAAACATACCCCTCGGCTAGGGTGACCAACTCATCCTGGTTAGCCTGGGACTTTCCTGGTTTTATCAGTAAAAGTTCCACTGGGAAACCCCTCAGTCCAGCCACACTGGGATTGTTGGTCACCACCCTCTCAGCCCAAGCTGAGAAATAATAAAGCTGGTCCCTTAttaggaggagaggcaggaggcctGGGGATGTGTTCCAGAATGCCTGATGTCAGATCCTTCCAGGGCTGACTGCAAGAGAAACATGGGCCTGGACCTTGATTAGCTGGGCTACAGGGACTAACTGAGGGGGTGGAAGCCCCTCTACTCTTGTGTCCTCCCTATTCCCTGACAAATCCCAGGAATAGGGCCAAGGCCAGCTTGGAGGGTACTTAGGGCTACCCTGACCGAGGCTGGGGGTGTGGTCAATAGCTTCCCTCCTCCTTGAAatgtccttcttccttcttctgatGTTGCTCGTTCCTTCCTGAGAACCCTTCCAGCCTGACCCCCCCTCACCTCCTGTTGCAGAAACAGAACCCTGTATGCTTCTGTGAATCCAGAGTACTTCAGCGCCTCCGATAGTAGGTCTGGGAGTGGGTGGACAGGTGGTGTAGGAAAGGGagatgggagaggaggaggggcagaCTTTCAGGAGACCTTCTTGCAGAAGGTAGCCTTGGAACCCGAGCCCTTCAGAAGAGGAGAAGATAAGTTGGGGGGTGGACAGATAAGAGGTGTGGCAGACAGCAGCATCCTCGCCTGtgaccctccacctcctggcagtGTACATCCCTGATGAGTGGGAAGTGCCTCGGGAGCAGATCTCGATAATCCGGGAACTGGGCCAGGGCTCTTTTGGGATGGTATATGAGGGGCTGGCACGAGGACTTGAGGCTGGAGAGGAGCCCGTGCCTGTGGCCCTGAAGACGGTGAACGAGCTGGCCAGCCCACGGGAACGCATCGAGTTCCTCAAGGAAGCTTCTGTCATGAAGGCCTTCAAGTGTCACCATGTGGTAAGGGAGAACCAGGAGCATTGTCAGGGTCTTAGTTAGTGTAAAGGTCATGTGGTAAGAAAGAAAGGGTCAGAGATGAGGTTAGGGCACCATTAAAGTCAAGACTGGGGCAAAGTTAGGATCCTAATTGGGGTGAAGGTCGTGGTTAGGGTTAGAGTCAAACAGGGTCATAGTAGGGCCATGGTAGAGTCATGGCTAGGGCTGAGATTAGTCATAGTTAGGGATCAATATCGACCGTCCAGATCATTATCAGAGTCCTGACTGGGCTCAAGGCCAAAATTGGGCCAAGTTCATGATTGTGATGATCATCAGCTATGATGAAGGTCATGGGTTAGGGTCAGGGCATTGTTAGGTCAGGAGTCAGGTTATAGTCATGGTTGGGGTTAGGGTCAGGTTTGGTGTCTGAGTTAAGACTGTGGTCATAGCAGATCAGTCTTTTGGCCAAATGGGTCAAGGGGAGCTAGGGGGTCTCCTAGGCCCTTTGTCTGTCCCAGGTGCGTCtcctgggtgtggtgtctcaggGCCAGCCAACTCTGGTGATCATGGAGTTAATGACCCGTGGGGACCTCAAGAGCCATCTTCGATCTTTGCGGCCTGAGGCAGAGGTAGGGACCAGGGAGACCCTGGGCCCAGGGTCTGGGGAGTGAGAGAAGAATTGGGCACAGTGTGGGGGGCAGGGACCAGTTCTGGACTGGAGACCAGCCTCTGTGCTCCTTCCTCACCAGCCCCTAATCTTGACTCTAGAACAACCCTGGGCTCCCACAGCCAGCACTGAGGGATATGATCCAGATGGCTGGTGAGATTGCAGATGGCATGGCCTACCTTGCCGCCAACAAGTTTGTGCACCGAGACCTCGCAGCCCGCAACTGCATGGTGTCCCAGGACTTCACCGTCAAGATCGGGGGTACGGAGGGTACCAGGCAGATGAGGGCAGCCTGGAAAGTAGAGAGACTCCCCTACACCAGGGATCAGGAGACCAATAGCCCTGGCCCTGACAGCCTGTGAGACCTTTGGCAAGTCATGCCCACCCTTGATCTCAGTCTCTCCTCAAAGGGCCGAGGAGTTTGGATGGGATGAGCTCTGAGGTCTATTGAGCCCCTACTTTCCAGGGTTCTTGGTGACTCTAGAGGGTGAGAAGATTGGGAGAGGTATCCCAGGGGCAGAAGCTAGTGTGTGGCTCTGATGCCCCACACCTCCTCCACCCTCTCCCTCACTTTCCAGACTTCGGGATGACTCGGGACGTGTATGAGACAGACTATTACCGCAAG
Protein-coding sequences here:
- the INSRR gene encoding insulin receptor-related protein, with the translated sequence MAVPGLWPWGACLPAIVLSLGLGLDTLEVCPSLDIRSEAAELRRLENCSVVEGHLQILLMFTATGEDFRGLSFPRLTQVTDYLLLFRVYGLESLRDLFPNLAVIRGTRLFLGYALVIFEMPHLRDVGLPALGAVLRGAVRVEKNQELCHLSTIDWGLLQPAPGANHIVGNKLDEECADVCPGVLGAAGEPCAKTTFSGHTDYRCWTSSHCQRVCPCPHGLACTAGGECCHAECLGGCSRPEDPRACVACRHLYFQGACLWACPPGTYQYESWRCVTAERCASLHSVPGRASTFGIHQGRCLAQCPSGFSRNSSSIFCHKCEGLCPKECKVGTKTIDSIQAAQDLVGCTHVEGSLILNLRQGYNLEPQLQHSLGLVETITGFLKIKHSFALVSLGFFKNLKLIRGDAMVDGNYTLYVLDNQNLQQLGSWVAAGLTIPVGKIYFAFNPRLCLEHIYRLEEVTGTRGRQNKAEINPRTNGDRAACQTRTLRFVSNVTEADRVLLRWERYEPLEARDLLSFIVYYKESPFQNATEHVGPDACGTQSWNLLDVELPLSRTQEPGVTLGPLKPWTQYAVFVRAITLTTAEDSPHQGAQSPIVYLRTLPAAPTVPQDVISTSNSSSHLLVRWKPPTQRNGNLTYYLVLWQRLAEDSDLYLNDYCHRGLRLPTSNNDPRFDREDGDPEAEMESGCCPCQHPPPGQVLPPLEAQEASFQKKFENFLHNAITIPKSPWKVTSINKSPQRDSGRHRRAAGPLQLGGNSSDFGIQEDKVPRERAVLSGLRHFTEYRIDIHACNHAAHTVGCSAATFVFARTMPHREADAIPGKVAWEASSKSSVLLRWLEPPDPNGLILKYEIKYRRSGEEATVLCVSRLRYAKFGGVHLALLPPGNYSARVRATSLAGNGSWTDSVAFYIPGPEEEDAGGLHALLTATPVGLMLLIVLAALGFFYGKKRNRTLYASVNPEYFSASDMYIPDEWEVPREQISIIRELGQGSFGMVYEGLARGLEAGEEPVPVALKTVNELASPRERIEFLKEASVMKAFKCHHVVRLLGVVSQGQPTLVIMELMTRGDLKSHLRSLRPEAENNPGLPQPALRDMIQMAGEIADGMAYLAANKFVHRDLAARNCMVSQDFTVKIGDFGMTRDVYETDYYRKGGKGLLPVRWMAPESLKDGIFTTHSDVWSFGVVLWEIVTLAEQPYQGLSNEQVLKFVMDGGVLEELEGCPLQLQELMSRCWQPNPRLRPAFTHILDSIQEELRPSFRHLSFYYSPECRGGRGSLPPMDAEPDSSPTPRAASSDCSPQNGGPGH